In one Nocardia tengchongensis genomic region, the following are encoded:
- a CDS encoding helix-turn-helix domain-containing protein translates to MARAPRSIDDIGARVRLHRQRSGKSQAVVAGLAGISEDYLGQVERGRKTPSAGVIQALAEALGIPAGVLLGDTPVDSAAGPSGGGDRLALALISGGGKSVDLTSLAVRVESAWDTWQNSGHRYSELVPDLPELIRDAEATIRVQRHGSGHREAAAIVGDMYGLLRTVTRRIGRSDLSYLVADRGIRAAEDADDPIRLAVARWNLGHTLLMSDEYDAAVELATAAAATVVAEAGSTPVAVAMTGALQLVAAMAEARAGRLWSARERLNRVYPIAVTARAAGNVGHTMFGALNVSLHAVAVELRAGDAIEALRLAEQLDMSECPSVERRFTFALDLARAYELRRMETGTLLHLLDAERTAPEDLRYNPVAHDMVRRLLQGKRSPVRNQAAQLADRIGVQL, encoded by the coding sequence ATGGCCAGAGCGCCGCGGTCCATTGACGATATCGGTGCGCGGGTGCGGCTGCATCGTCAGCGGTCCGGTAAGTCGCAAGCGGTTGTCGCCGGGCTCGCCGGGATCAGCGAGGACTATCTCGGGCAGGTCGAACGTGGCCGAAAAACGCCTAGCGCCGGTGTGATTCAGGCACTGGCCGAGGCGCTGGGAATTCCGGCAGGCGTGCTGCTCGGTGATACGCCCGTCGACTCGGCCGCAGGGCCGTCCGGAGGCGGTGACCGGTTGGCGCTCGCCCTCATATCCGGGGGCGGCAAATCGGTCGACCTGACAAGCCTTGCCGTGCGGGTCGAATCCGCCTGGGATACCTGGCAGAACAGCGGTCACCGCTACAGCGAGCTCGTACCGGATCTTCCGGAACTGATTCGAGACGCCGAGGCGACAATTCGCGTGCAGCGCCACGGATCGGGGCATCGCGAGGCCGCGGCGATCGTCGGAGACATGTATGGATTGCTGCGCACGGTCACGCGTCGGATCGGTCGTTCGGATTTGTCGTACTTGGTTGCCGACCGCGGCATCCGTGCTGCCGAGGACGCCGATGACCCGATACGCCTCGCGGTCGCGCGTTGGAACCTCGGACACACCTTGCTGATGTCCGACGAATACGATGCCGCAGTCGAACTCGCGACGGCAGCAGCCGCGACAGTTGTCGCCGAGGCCGGGTCGACGCCGGTGGCTGTGGCAATGACGGGTGCGCTCCAGCTGGTCGCGGCAATGGCCGAGGCGCGGGCCGGGCGATTGTGGAGCGCACGGGAGCGCCTGAATCGGGTCTATCCGATCGCAGTCACCGCCCGCGCGGCGGGCAACGTCGGGCACACCATGTTCGGTGCGCTGAATGTCAGCCTGCATGCCGTCGCGGTCGAACTTCGTGCGGGTGATGCGATCGAGGCGTTGCGGCTCGCCGAACAGCTCGATATGTCCGAATGCCCTTCGGTCGAGCGGCGATTCACGTTCGCTCTCGACCTGGCTCGGGCGTATGAGCTGCGTCGCATGGAGACTGGAACTCTGTTGCATCTGCTCGATGCCGAGCGAACTGCACCCGAAGACCTGCGCTACAACCCTGTCGCACATGACATGGTGCGCCGCCTGCTTCAAGGCAAACGCTCACCGGTTCGCAATCAGGCTGCCCAGCTGGCTGATCGCATCGGTGTCCAGCTCTGA
- a CDS encoding HIT family protein: MPNPDPTPIDYRVDSIGAARQGTNPDVLARMQTGWAVIGSNQHLPGYCLLIHDGTADHLSDLPRPARLAFMHDLILLGEAVEQACRTTDPAFWRINYEVLGNSWPHLHAHIHPRYLWEPDHLRTGPIHLYGPTRPIPRTPPRPAKRPPARRNHKSTE, from the coding sequence ATGCCCAACCCCGACCCGACCCCCATCGACTACCGAGTCGACTCCATCGGCGCAGCCCGCCAGGGCACCAACCCCGACGTCCTCGCCCGCATGCAAACCGGCTGGGCAGTAATCGGCTCCAACCAACACCTCCCCGGCTACTGCCTCCTGATCCACGACGGCACCGCCGACCACCTATCCGACCTCCCCCGCCCCGCCCGCCTAGCCTTCATGCACGACCTGATCCTCCTGGGCGAAGCCGTCGAACAAGCCTGCCGCACAACCGACCCCGCCTTCTGGCGCATCAACTACGAAGTCCTGGGCAACAGCTGGCCCCACCTCCACGCCCACATCCACCCCCGCTACCTCTGGGAACCCGACCACCTCCGCACCGGCCCCATCCACCTCTACGGCCCAACCCGCCCAATCCCCCGAACACCGCCTCGGCCCGCAAAACGACCCCCTGCGCGCCGCAATCACAAAAGCACTGAATGA